The following DNA comes from Fretibacterium sp. OH1220_COT-178.
GGTCACGGTCAAGAACCTGACGATCATGGCCGTCGATCCGGAGAACAACCTCCTCCTTGTCAAGGGGGCCGTACCGGGTGCCAAGAACAGCCTGGTCACCCTCTACAAGAAGAAGTAAGAGATAGGGAAGGAGGGTACAAGAATATGCCTGCAGTTAAAGTTGTGGATTTCAACGGCCAGGACGCGGGGGAGATGAACCTCTCCGATGCGGTGTTTGCCGCGCCCGTGCACATCCCGGCCATGCATCAGGTCGTGGTGGCGCACCTGGCCAACTGCCGCCAGGGCACGCACAGCACCAAGACGAGGGGCGAGGTCCGCGGTGGCGGAAAGAAGCCTTGGAAGCAGAAGCACACCGGGCGCGCCCGTCAGGGCAGCACGCGCTCTCCCATCTGGGTTCACGGTGGTGTGGCCCATGGCCCCAAGCCGCGCGACTATCACCAGAAGGTCAACAGGAAAGTACGTCGGCTGGCCATGAAGAGCGCCCTTTCGGTCAAGGTTCGTGACGAGCTGATGACCGTAGTCAAGGGGATGGAGATGGACAAGCCCTCCACGAAGGCGATGAAGAACTTCATGGAGGCCATCGGGGCGGAGAAGGCCCTGGTGGTGTGCCATACGAGTGCGGACAGCGTCATGCGTTCGGTTCGCAACATTCCGGGCGCCAAGTTCATCAATATCGCCAGCATCAACGTTTATGACCTCATGAACTCCAAGGCGCTGGTCGTGACCCCCGAGGTCGTGGCCCGGCTGGAGGAGGTGTATGCAAGATGAATCTGGTCGCGCACGACATTATCATTCGGCCGATCGTCACGGAGAAGAGCAGTTCTCTGATGGAGCACAACAAGTACACCTTCGAGGTCCACAGGGACGCAAACAAGATCCAGATCCGTCAGGCGGTCGAGCAGATCTTCAAGGTCAAGGTCCTGAGCGTCAATACGATCAATGTCAAGGGCAAACCCAAGCGTATGGGAGCCTATTTGGGCAAGACTCGTTCCTGGAAGAAGGCGATTGTGGCACTGCCGGAGGGGCAACGCATTGAGTTCTTCGAGGGTGCCTCCATCTAGAAAGGGGTAGATGAAGATGTCGATCAAACAGTTCAAACCCTATACCCCGGGTCGCCGGCAGATGTCCATCCAGGGGCGTGAGGACATCACGGCCGACAAGCCCGAGCGGTCCCTGACCGTCGAGCTGCGGAAGAGCGGCGGGCGCAACAACACCGGCCGCATCACAATGCGCCATATCGGTGGGGGCCACAAGAGGACCTACCGCATCATCGATTTTCGCCGCGACAAGATCGGCGTGCCGGGCAAGGTCGCCACGATCGAGTACGATCCGAACCGGAACGCCCGCATCGCTCTGATCCACTATGTGGACGGCGAGAAACGCTACATCCTTCTTCCCAAGGGATTGAAGGTCGGGGATACGGTTCACGCGGGGCCCGATGCGGACATTACCCCGGGCAACGCCCTCAAGCTGAAGGATATGCCGGTGGGTACGGTCGTCCATAATCTCGAGCTCGAGCCCGGCCGGGGCGCCAAGCTGGTGCGCTCGGCGGGGACGTCGGCCCAGCTGATGGCGAAGGAGGGCAAGTACGCCTTTATCCGGATGCCGAGCGGCGAGCTCCGTCTGATCCTTCTCGAGTGCATGGCCACGGTGGGGCAGGTGGGCAACGAGGATTACGAGAACATCTCCCTGGGCAAGGCGGGAAAGACCCGTTGGAGCGGTCGCCGTTCCCGCGTGCGGGGCATGGTGATGAACCCGGTGGACCACCCGATGGGCGGCGGCGAGGGAAAGAGCAAGAGCAACAAGCATCCTGTTTCTCCGTGGGGCACGCCGGCTAAGGGATATCGTACGCGCAAGCGCAAGCCTTCCGACAGGCTCATCGTTCGCCGCCGTTACGATAAGTAGACGTGAGGAGGGACTTTTAGGATGGCTCGTTCCGCCAAAAAGGGGCCTTTCATCGAGCAGAGGCTCCTGGCCAAGATAGAAGAGATGAACATATCGGGGAACAAAAAGGTCCTCAAGACCTGGTCCCGTCGTTCCACCGTGGTTCCGCAGATGATCGGACACACCATCGCCGTCCACAACGGGCGGATGCATCTTCCGGTCTATGTCAGCGAGAACATGGTCGGGCACAAGCTGGGGGAGTTCGCTCCGACGCGCAAGTTCGGGCGTCACGCGGGGCAGGAGCGCTCCACAAAGGGAAGGTAGGGGAGACGCTATGGAGTCTAAAACTGTGGCCAAGGCCATGGCGCGCCAGGTGAGGATCTCCCCGACGAAGGTGCGGCAGGTGCTGGCCCTCATCCGGGGCAAGGATGCCGGCGAGGCCATGACGATCCTGCGCTTCAGCCCTCAGAAGGCCGCGCGGGTCGTCTACAAGGTCCTGCAGAGCGCCGTGGCGAACGCCGAGCACAATTACGGGATGGATACGGACAAGCTGCATGTTCTCACGGCCTTTGCGGATCAGGGGCCCTCGATGAAGCGCTTTCGTCCCGCCTCCATGGGAAGAGCCCATCCTTATGTGCACCGCACATCCCATGTGACCGTTACGGTTTCGGAACGTTAGGAGGGTTTTTTCGTGGGGCAGAAGGTTCATCCCGTAGGATACAGGCTTGGAGTTGCGACGGAGTGGGAGTCCAAGTGGTACGCCGGTCGCAAGGAATATGCGAAGAAGCTGCACGAGGACCTCAGGCTTCGTGAGTGGATAATGAAGAAGTGGGAGGGCGCCGCCATCTCCCGAGTGGAGATCGAGCGCGTGGGGCACGTGGTCCGCTTCACCATTTGGACGGCCCGGCCCGGAGTGGTCATCGGCCGGGGCGGGGCGGAGATTCAGACGATCAAGGACGAGCTTCAGGCCATGACCGGCGGCAAGGTCATGATCAACGTCCAGGAGATCAAGAATCCGGACGTGGTCGCTCAGCTGGTCGCGGAGAACATCGCCTCCGCCCTCGAGCGCCGGGTTTCGTTCCGTCGAGCCATGAAGCAGGCCATCTTCCGTGCGACGAAGGCCGGGGCCCTTGGAATCAAGGCTCAGGTCGCGGGCCGTCTCGGCGGCGCGGAGATCGCCCGTACCGAGTGGTACAACGAGGGGCGGCTTCCCCTCTCGACGATTCGTGCCGATATCGACTACGGCTTTGCCGAGGCCAATACGATGTACGGCGTGATCGGCTGCAAGATTTGGATTTACCGCGACCGTGAGAACGAGCGTCCCATGGCGCCTCGCGGTGGCCGCCGTGAAAGGGCAAGGGGGTAGTCGTCATGCTTATGCCCAGCAGGGTCAAATACCGTAAATCCCACAGATCCCCCCTTAGGGGCGTCTCCAAGGGCGGCACGGCCGTCGCCTTCGGCGACTGGGGAATTCAGGCGCAGGAAAACGCCTGGATCACGGCACGTCAGATCGAGGCCACGCGTGTGGCCATCTCCAGAAAGATGAAGAAGGGCGGCAAGATCTGGATCCGTATTTTCCCGGACCGTCCTTACACGAAGAAGCCTTTGGAGACGCGTATGGGAAAGGGTAAGGGCGCGCCCGAGTTCTGGGTCGCCGCCGTCAAGCGGGGCCGCATTCTGTTCGAGTTTGCGGGAATCCCCCAGGAAGTCGCGGAGTTGGCCTTCCGGACGGCCTCCCACAAGCTGCCGATCAAGGTACGCATGGTGTCAAGAGAAGGTATGGGTGGTGAAGACTAATGGATGCGACGAAACTTCGGGAGCTGAACCTGGAGGAACTCCAGGAGAAGTACCGTCAGTATAAAGAGGAGCTTTTCAATCTTCGTTTTCAGAACGCAGTCGGACAACTCAAGAATACGAGCCGCATCCGGGATGTCCGAAAGATTATAGCCAGAGTGCTGACCGTCGCGGGCGAGAAGAGCCGCGCGATGGAGGGCTCTGCTGCCAGGAGGTAGGTCGTCCATGGAGGCAAATATGGAGGCGGGGCTCTCCCACCGCAAGGTCCGGGTGGGGATCGTAGTCAGCGACAAAATGGACAAGACGGTCGTCGTCAAGGTCTCCCGTCTTGCGGAGCATCCTCTCTACGGGAAGCGGATCGAGAGGGCGAAGAAGTATGTGGCTCATGACGAGGAGAATACCTGCCGTGTCGGCGACCAGGTACGCATCCGCGAGACTCGTCCCCTGAGCAAGACCAAGAGATGGGAACTGATCGAAGTTATGCGGCGCGCCCCTGTCTTCGATTCTGATACGCCCGGAGAGGAGTAACTTATGATTCAGTTGACGACAGTATTGAACGTTGCTGACAACTCCGGAGCCCGAAAACTTTTCTGCATCCAGGTCATGGGCGGAAGCCGGCGCAAGTGGGGCACGATCGGCGACGTCATCGTCGCCTCGGTTCGCGAGGCCATTCCCAACAGCAACATCGCCAAGGGGTCCGTGGTCAAGGCCGTGATCGTCCGCACCAAGAAGGAGGTCCGCCGTCGGGATGGCTCCTACGTCCGTTTCGACGACAACGCCGCCGTGATCATCGACAACAACGGAGAGCCGAAGGGGACCCGTATTTTTGGCCCCGTGGGCAGGGAGCTGCGTGCGAAGAAGTACATGCGCATCCTCTCCCTCGCGCCCGAAGTGGTTTAGGAGGCGTGGCATTATGTCCGTAAGAATCAAGAAGAACGACCGCGTCCGCGTCATCTCCGGTAAGGACAAGGGCAAGGAGGGCAAGATCCTGCGCCGTATTCCGGCCCGTGACATGGTCGTCGTCGAGGGTGTGAACATGGTCTCCCGCCACATGCGGCCCAGCCAGAAGAACCCCCAGGCCGGAATCCACAAGCAGGAGGCTCCCATCTACGCCGCCAAGGTCATGCTCGTCTGCCCGCAGTGCGGTGCGGCTACGCGCGTCGGTTCCTCCTTCCTGGAGAGCGGCAAGAAGGTCCGCGTCTGCAAGAAGTGCAACGAGATCATCGACAGGGCCTGAGTGGGGAGGATGCGAAAATGACGCCGCGTATGTTGGAAAAATACAAGACGGAGATCTCTCCCGCCCTGCAGAAGGAGTTTGGCTACAAGAACGTGATGCAGCTCCCCAGGCTCGAGAAGGTCGTTGTGAACATCGGTGTGGGCGATGCCAAGCTGGACATCAAGTTCATGGATGCAGCGATTGCGGAGCTTCGTGCGATCACGGGACAGCAGCCCCTGCTCAAGAGGGCCAAGAAGTCCATCGCCGGCTTCAAGGTTCGCGAGGGGATGCCTGTGGCCTGTTCGGTGACCCTGAGAGGGCGTCGGATGTGGGAGTTTCTGGACCGCCTGATCTCCCTGGCCCTGCCCAGCATCAAGGACTTTCAGGGCGTGTCGAGGCGCGGGTTCGACGGCCGCGGGAACTACAACCTGGGGCTGCGCGAGCAGCTGATCTTCCCGGAGATCAGCTACGACAAGGTCATCCGGTCCCGGGGCATGAACGTCTCGATCGTGACCAGCGCTTCGAGCGACGAGGAGGCCTATGCCCTCCTCAAGGGCATGGGAATGCCCTTCAACAACCGTTAGACAGGGGGCACGGCAGAAATGGCAAGAAAGGCTATGAGGTACAAGGCGAAACTCCCCCCGAAGTTCGAGGTGCGGCAGCACAACCGCTGCCCGCTGTGCGGCAGGGTGCACGCCTACATGCGTATGTTCGATATGTGCCGCTGCTGCTTCCGCAAGCTTGCCCGCGAGGGCAGAATACCCGGCGTCGTCAAGTCGAGCTGGTAGCCTAGGGGGGCAACGGAATGTACGTTAACGATCCAATCGCGGATATGCTCACGAGGGTGCGCAACGCGAACATGATTTACAGCGAGAGCGTGGATGTGCCTGCCAGCAAGATGAAGCTGGCCATTGCCCGTATCCTCAAGGAGGAGGGGTACATCAAGAACTTCAAGACGATCACCGACCCGAAGAAGCCCTATGCCTCGATCCGCATCTTCTTGTCCTACGGTCCCGACCGCGAGCGCGTGATTCAGGGGCTGCGCCGGATCAGCAAGCCGGGCAGGAGAATCTACGTCGGCAAGGACAAGCTTCCGGTCGTCATGGGAGGGCTCGGTTTGGCCGTGGTTTCGACCTCCCAGGGCCTGAAGACGGGGGCCGAGGCCTCGAAGCTCGGACTGGGCGGAGAAGTTCTCTGCTACGTCTGGTGAGGGGGGCTTTTACAGATGTCTCGAATTGGACGCAAGGCGATCGTCCTTCCCAAGGGGACGACCGTGACGGTTAAAGGGGACAAGGTCGTGGTGAAGGGGGCCAAGGGCGAGCTGGATACCCCCCTGATGCCCGGAATCGCGGTGGACGTCGCCGAGGACAAGGTTGTCGTCTCCCGCTCGAACGACGAGAAGCAGACCTGCGCCTGGCACGGGATGACCCGCGCCCTCATCGCCAACATGGTGACCGGGGTGACCGAGGGCTTCCAGAGGACGATGGAGATCGTCGGCGTGGGCTGGAGGGCCCAGCTTCAGGGCAAGACGCTCGTGATGAACCTGGGCTTCTCCCATCCGGTCGAGTTCACGCCTCCTCAGGGCGTGGAGATCGTGGTCGAGAACCCCATCAAGTTCGTCGTCAAGGGGATCGACAAGGAGCTGGTGGGGCAGACCTGCGCGCTCATTCGGCAGTATCGTCCGCCGGAGCCCTACCACGGCAAGGGCATCCGTTTCCTGAACGAACATATCGTTCGCAAGGCCGGCAAGACCGGCGCGAAGTAGTCGGGGTGGACTCGAGATGAAGAAAAAGAGCAGAAACGATTTGCGCGTCGTGCGCCACGAAAGGCTGCGCCGGACGCTTGCGGGGACGGCCGAGAAGCCGCGGCTGGCGGTTTTTCGGAGCTTGAGCCATATCTACGTACAGATCATCGACGACGACCTGGGGCACACGCTGGCGTCGGTCTCGACCTTGGAGAAGGCCGTCAGGGAGGGGCTCAAGGGGACCTGCAACGTCGAGGCGGCAAAGGCGGTCGGCAAGCTGGCCGCGGAGCGCGCCAAGGCGAAGGGGATCGAGGCAGTGGTCTTCGATCGCGGCGGCCATCGCTATCATGGCAAGGTCAAAGCTGTGGCCGACGCGGCCCGCGAGGCCGGCCTTAAGTTTTAAACATTTAGGAGAGCAGGCTGATCATGATCAAGAAGCGAATCGATGCTAAATCCCTGGAGCTGAAAGAGCGCGTCGTCGCCATAAATCGTGTGAGCAAGGTCGTCAAGGGCGGTAAGCGCTTCAAATTTGCGGTGCTCGTCGTCGTGGGCGACGGGGATCGCTACGTCGGCGCCGGGATCGGCAAGGCCAAGGAAATTTCCGAGGCCGTGCGCAAGGGGATCGACAAGGCGAGCAAGGGGCTCGTCGAGATCCGAAGGGCCGGCGAGACCATGCCCCACCCCGTCACGGGCAACTTCGGGGCCGCGTCGGTCCTGTTGAAGCCCGCCCCTGCCGGTACGGGAGTCATCGCCGGCGGCGTCGTGCGCGCCATTATGGAGCTGGGCGGGGTCAAGGACGTCGTCACCAAGGTCGTCGGGCGGACGTCCAACGCCATCAACGTGGCCTGGGCGACTCTCGAGGCCCTCAAAGAGACCCGTACTGCGGACGAGATCTACAAGCTTCGCGGGAAAAAGGCCCCGGAGTCCGCGGCCGTGTCCGCGGACTAGGAGGTTTTTCCGATGGCTAAAATAAGGATCAAATGGGTCAAGAGCGCGATTGGGTTCGCGGAGCGTCAGAAGCGGACTCTCAAGGCCCTGGGCTTCAGGAAATTGCAGTCGACGGTGGAGCACGAGGATACCCCTCAGATCCGCGGCATGATCGAGCACGTCCGGCACCTGGTGGTCTGGACGAGCGACAACTGAGGAGGCGGACGGACATGAATATTCACGACCTTAGGCCCGCGCCGAACTCCCGCCGGGACGCGAAGCGTCTGGGGCAGGGGATCGCCAGCGGGACGGGCAAGACCGCCGGCAAGGGGCACAAGGGACACAAGGCCCGCGCAGGCGGCGGCGTCCGTCCCGGCTTCGAGGGCGGACAGATGCCCTTGGCCCGCAGGGTGCCCAAGAGCGGGTTCAACAACGCACGCTTCGCCAAGGAGTATCAGATCGTGAACCTGTTCTCCCTGGCCGACAAATTCGAGTCGGGGCGCGAGATCGGGGTTCAGGACCTTCTGAATGCGGGGTTGATCCGCACGGCATCCCGGCCCGTCAAGGTGCTGGCGAAGGGCGAGCTCGGCAAGGCTTTCACCTTGAAGGTCAACGCCGTCAGCGGGGGAGCGCGTGCGAAAATCGAGGCGGCGGGCGGGAAGGTCGAGGTGATCTGACGTGCTCGGGTCTTTCGGCGACGCCTTCAGACTGCCCGACCTGAAACGACGGATTCTCTTCACCCTCGGCGTCCTGTTCATCTTCCGCCTGGGGGCCCACATTCCCACGCCGGGCG
Coding sequences within:
- the rplD gene encoding 50S ribosomal protein L4; the protein is MPAVKVVDFNGQDAGEMNLSDAVFAAPVHIPAMHQVVVAHLANCRQGTHSTKTRGEVRGGGKKPWKQKHTGRARQGSTRSPIWVHGGVAHGPKPRDYHQKVNRKVRRLAMKSALSVKVRDELMTVVKGMEMDKPSTKAMKNFMEAIGAEKALVVCHTSADSVMRSVRNIPGAKFINIASINVYDLMNSKALVVTPEVVARLEEVYAR
- the rplW gene encoding 50S ribosomal protein L23 yields the protein MNLVAHDIIIRPIVTEKSSSLMEHNKYTFEVHRDANKIQIRQAVEQIFKVKVLSVNTINVKGKPKRMGAYLGKTRSWKKAIVALPEGQRIEFFEGASI
- the rplB gene encoding 50S ribosomal protein L2; its protein translation is MSIKQFKPYTPGRRQMSIQGREDITADKPERSLTVELRKSGGRNNTGRITMRHIGGGHKRTYRIIDFRRDKIGVPGKVATIEYDPNRNARIALIHYVDGEKRYILLPKGLKVGDTVHAGPDADITPGNALKLKDMPVGTVVHNLELEPGRGAKLVRSAGTSAQLMAKEGKYAFIRMPSGELRLILLECMATVGQVGNEDYENISLGKAGKTRWSGRRSRVRGMVMNPVDHPMGGGEGKSKSNKHPVSPWGTPAKGYRTRKRKPSDRLIVRRRYDK
- the rpsS gene encoding 30S ribosomal protein S19, with amino-acid sequence MARSAKKGPFIEQRLLAKIEEMNISGNKKVLKTWSRRSTVVPQMIGHTIAVHNGRMHLPVYVSENMVGHKLGEFAPTRKFGRHAGQERSTKGR
- the rplV gene encoding 50S ribosomal protein L22, with translation MESKTVAKAMARQVRISPTKVRQVLALIRGKDAGEAMTILRFSPQKAARVVYKVLQSAVANAEHNYGMDTDKLHVLTAFADQGPSMKRFRPASMGRAHPYVHRTSHVTVTVSER
- the rpsC gene encoding 30S ribosomal protein S3, coding for MGQKVHPVGYRLGVATEWESKWYAGRKEYAKKLHEDLRLREWIMKKWEGAAISRVEIERVGHVVRFTIWTARPGVVIGRGGAEIQTIKDELQAMTGGKVMINVQEIKNPDVVAQLVAENIASALERRVSFRRAMKQAIFRATKAGALGIKAQVAGRLGGAEIARTEWYNEGRLPLSTIRADIDYGFAEANTMYGVIGCKIWIYRDRENERPMAPRGGRRERARG
- the rplP gene encoding 50S ribosomal protein L16, producing MLMPSRVKYRKSHRSPLRGVSKGGTAVAFGDWGIQAQENAWITARQIEATRVAISRKMKKGGKIWIRIFPDRPYTKKPLETRMGKGKGAPEFWVAAVKRGRILFEFAGIPQEVAELAFRTASHKLPIKVRMVSREGMGGED
- the rpmC gene encoding 50S ribosomal protein L29, with amino-acid sequence MDATKLRELNLEELQEKYRQYKEELFNLRFQNAVGQLKNTSRIRDVRKIIARVLTVAGEKSRAMEGSAARR
- the rpsQ gene encoding 30S ribosomal protein S17; translated protein: MEAGLSHRKVRVGIVVSDKMDKTVVVKVSRLAEHPLYGKRIERAKKYVAHDEENTCRVGDQVRIRETRPLSKTKRWELIEVMRRAPVFDSDTPGEE
- the rplN gene encoding 50S ribosomal protein L14 gives rise to the protein MIQLTTVLNVADNSGARKLFCIQVMGGSRRKWGTIGDVIVASVREAIPNSNIAKGSVVKAVIVRTKKEVRRRDGSYVRFDDNAAVIIDNNGEPKGTRIFGPVGRELRAKKYMRILSLAPEVV
- the rplX gene encoding 50S ribosomal protein L24, producing MSVRIKKNDRVRVISGKDKGKEGKILRRIPARDMVVVEGVNMVSRHMRPSQKNPQAGIHKQEAPIYAAKVMLVCPQCGAATRVGSSFLESGKKVRVCKKCNEIIDRA
- the rplE gene encoding 50S ribosomal protein L5, whose amino-acid sequence is MTPRMLEKYKTEISPALQKEFGYKNVMQLPRLEKVVVNIGVGDAKLDIKFMDAAIAELRAITGQQPLLKRAKKSIAGFKVREGMPVACSVTLRGRRMWEFLDRLISLALPSIKDFQGVSRRGFDGRGNYNLGLREQLIFPEISYDKVIRSRGMNVSIVTSASSDEEAYALLKGMGMPFNNR
- a CDS encoding type Z 30S ribosomal protein S14, which produces MARKAMRYKAKLPPKFEVRQHNRCPLCGRVHAYMRMFDMCRCCFRKLAREGRIPGVVKSSW
- the rpsH gene encoding 30S ribosomal protein S8, with product MYVNDPIADMLTRVRNANMIYSESVDVPASKMKLAIARILKEEGYIKNFKTITDPKKPYASIRIFLSYGPDRERVIQGLRRISKPGRRIYVGKDKLPVVMGGLGLAVVSTSQGLKTGAEASKLGLGGEVLCYVW
- the rplF gene encoding 50S ribosomal protein L6, encoding MSRIGRKAIVLPKGTTVTVKGDKVVVKGAKGELDTPLMPGIAVDVAEDKVVVSRSNDEKQTCAWHGMTRALIANMVTGVTEGFQRTMEIVGVGWRAQLQGKTLVMNLGFSHPVEFTPPQGVEIVVENPIKFVVKGIDKELVGQTCALIRQYRPPEPYHGKGIRFLNEHIVRKAGKTGAK
- the rplR gene encoding 50S ribosomal protein L18 — translated: MKKKSRNDLRVVRHERLRRTLAGTAEKPRLAVFRSLSHIYVQIIDDDLGHTLASVSTLEKAVREGLKGTCNVEAAKAVGKLAAERAKAKGIEAVVFDRGGHRYHGKVKAVADAAREAGLKF
- the rpsE gene encoding 30S ribosomal protein S5, whose translation is MIKKRIDAKSLELKERVVAINRVSKVVKGGKRFKFAVLVVVGDGDRYVGAGIGKAKEISEAVRKGIDKASKGLVEIRRAGETMPHPVTGNFGAASVLLKPAPAGTGVIAGGVVRAIMELGGVKDVVTKVVGRTSNAINVAWATLEALKETRTADEIYKLRGKKAPESAAVSAD
- the rpmD gene encoding 50S ribosomal protein L30, yielding MAKIRIKWVKSAIGFAERQKRTLKALGFRKLQSTVEHEDTPQIRGMIEHVRHLVVWTSDN
- the rplO gene encoding 50S ribosomal protein L15, with the translated sequence MNIHDLRPAPNSRRDAKRLGQGIASGTGKTAGKGHKGHKARAGGGVRPGFEGGQMPLARRVPKSGFNNARFAKEYQIVNLFSLADKFESGREIGVQDLLNAGLIRTASRPVKVLAKGELGKAFTLKVNAVSGGARAKIEAAGGKVEVI